From the Maioricimonas rarisocia genome, one window contains:
- a CDS encoding mechanosensitive ion channel family protein, producing the protein MTPLLIVYMILVGVAGTAAIIYLLRMLGIVQERRLVRLQKREALVPVDTDSPVDDAAQQVVDRGIESIEKQTTVVRRLLIPSVCLMIIVAIGTPFLPSVPGTMISVVVAALTVIGGIAARPTIENAICGLVISLSKLINIGDTVLVEGHYGTVEDITVTHTAIKVWDWRRYVVPNSKMLDSTFVNYSLFDEYLWVHVEFWVSFAADLDVVRTTAIEAAARSDHYVDYEEPRFWVMEMGKEGIRCWVAAWADSPSDGWSLANDVRTELIGTLRRKGIETHCHHHAVTGESPLGAVAARER; encoded by the coding sequence GTGACCCCGCTGCTGATCGTCTACATGATCCTGGTTGGAGTGGCCGGCACCGCCGCCATCATCTACCTGCTGCGGATGCTCGGCATCGTGCAGGAGCGACGGCTGGTGCGGCTGCAGAAGCGCGAAGCGCTCGTCCCCGTCGATACCGATTCCCCCGTCGACGATGCCGCCCAGCAGGTCGTCGACCGGGGCATCGAAAGTATCGAAAAGCAGACGACCGTCGTGCGGCGACTGCTCATCCCCTCGGTCTGTCTGATGATCATCGTCGCCATCGGCACGCCGTTTCTGCCCAGTGTTCCCGGCACGATGATCTCGGTTGTGGTCGCCGCTCTGACGGTGATCGGCGGCATCGCGGCCCGTCCCACGATCGAAAACGCCATCTGCGGGCTGGTCATCTCCCTCTCGAAGCTGATCAACATCGGCGACACCGTACTCGTCGAGGGGCATTACGGCACCGTCGAAGATATCACGGTCACGCACACGGCGATCAAGGTGTGGGACTGGCGGCGGTACGTGGTCCCCAACTCGAAGATGCTCGATTCGACGTTCGTCAACTACTCGCTGTTTGACGAGTATCTGTGGGTGCACGTGGAGTTCTGGGTGTCGTTTGCTGCCGACCTGGACGTCGTGCGGACCACGGCGATCGAGGCGGCGGCCCGCAGCGACCACTACGTCGACTACGAGGAGCCCCGTTTCTGGGTGATGGAGATGGGGAAGGAGGGGATTCGCTGCTGGGTGGCGGCGTGGGCGGACAGTCCTTCGGACGGCTGGTCGCTGGCGAACGACGTCCGGACCGAGCTGATCGGAACCCTGAGGCGGAAGGGGATCGAGACACACTGCCACCACCACGCGGTGACCGGCGAATCGCCACTGGGCGCGGTCGCCGCAAGGGAGAGGTGA
- a CDS encoding protein kinase, with protein sequence MQMLTTMATLERRYSCPPRPQLVAFLKGALTPEETEQIALHIDECGDCTELLPEIDAQLAPGLTPPRPTRLPFIDEAACSRLTRLLCAAPAGRNGGGDSSTAANAIRIGRFEVVRRLAAGTDSTLFLANDPLLGRLVALRVPSPHTIGNAEHRRQFIDAGNTALQVDHPHLIPVHEVIPDRERPFVVSRYCSGPTLQEWLECFQETLGVVPAARLARNLADAMEHAFAKGVVYRSISPKNVLVDSIGTVDLRSLPDAVQISAFQLPASIRPTPPEDAAPDGVRSDVFAISGLLYRLLTGLQPTRGGRIRRLVCRGPVPPRRYNPAIPRGLQDIILAGLAAPSAPTYASAAELRDDLDRFLARATSAI encoded by the coding sequence ATGCAGATGTTGACGACGATGGCGACGCTTGAACGACGATACTCCTGTCCGCCGCGACCACAACTGGTCGCTTTCCTCAAGGGAGCTCTCACCCCCGAGGAAACCGAACAGATTGCCCTCCACATCGACGAGTGCGGCGACTGTACCGAACTCCTCCCGGAAATCGACGCACAGCTCGCGCCGGGGCTCACTCCCCCGCGACCGACGCGACTTCCCTTCATCGACGAAGCCGCCTGCTCGAGGCTGACCCGCCTGCTCTGCGCCGCCCCCGCCGGCCGGAATGGTGGCGGCGATTCGTCAACCGCCGCGAATGCCATCCGGATCGGCCGTTTCGAAGTCGTGCGGCGACTCGCTGCAGGGACCGACAGCACGCTGTTTCTCGCCAATGATCCCCTGCTGGGAAGACTGGTGGCACTGCGCGTCCCCAGCCCGCACACGATCGGCAACGCCGAGCACCGGCGGCAGTTCATCGACGCCGGCAACACCGCCCTGCAGGTCGATCATCCGCATCTCATCCCCGTGCACGAAGTCATCCCCGACCGGGAACGGCCGTTCGTGGTCTCGCGATACTGTTCCGGACCGACGCTGCAGGAATGGCTCGAGTGCTTCCAGGAAACGCTCGGCGTCGTTCCCGCAGCCCGGCTGGCGCGGAACCTGGCCGATGCGATGGAACATGCGTTTGCGAAGGGCGTCGTCTATCGGTCGATCTCGCCGAAGAACGTCCTCGTTGACTCGATTGGTACGGTCGACCTGAGGTCACTCCCGGATGCCGTGCAGATCTCGGCGTTCCAGTTGCCCGCTTCCATCAGGCCCACGCCACCCGAGGACGCCGCTCCGGACGGGGTGCGGTCCGACGTGTTTGCGATCAGCGGTCTGCTGTATCGACTGCTGACCGGTCTTCAGCCCACCCGTGGAGGACGGATTCGCCGGCTGGTCTGCCGCGGTCCGGTCCCGCCCCGCCGCTACAATCCCGCCATTCCGCGGGGACTGCAGGACATCATTCTGGCCGGCCTGGCAGCTCCATCCGCGCCGACGTATGCCTCGGCTGCCGAGCTGCGGGATGACCTCGACCGATTCCTGGCCCGGGCGACTTCTGCGATCTGA
- a CDS encoding RNA polymerase sigma factor produces MTDSGVLFGRADSDTQTSISLLMRAKARDDVAWFQLVQLFSPLVYHWCRQWGLNSHDSENVAQDVFAVVSAKLKDFEKRPHTGAFRGWLKQITRRKLIDFSRAAQGRPRAIGGSNGYALAATAAVVDNDDSVSREIQFLYERAVTIIRGRFSERDWKAFYEFVVNGRSSKEIAAELDMSVNSVYLAKSRILSVLRAEFAGLIEGFDSDSSS; encoded by the coding sequence GTGACAGACAGCGGCGTTCTCTTTGGCAGAGCCGACTCCGACACGCAGACCTCCATCAGCCTGCTGATGAGGGCCAAGGCGCGCGATGACGTCGCCTGGTTTCAGCTCGTGCAGCTCTTTTCGCCGCTCGTTTACCACTGGTGCCGCCAGTGGGGGTTGAACTCGCACGACAGCGAGAACGTCGCGCAGGATGTCTTCGCGGTGGTGTCTGCGAAACTCAAGGACTTCGAGAAACGCCCTCACACCGGGGCTTTTCGCGGCTGGTTGAAGCAGATTACACGCCGCAAACTGATTGATTTCAGCCGCGCCGCGCAGGGACGGCCTCGGGCCATCGGCGGCAGCAACGGTTATGCTCTCGCGGCCACAGCCGCTGTGGTCGACAACGACGACAGCGTGTCTCGCGAGATCCAGTTCCTGTACGAACGGGCGGTCACCATCATCCGGGGACGCTTTTCCGAGCGGGACTGGAAAGCCTTCTACGAATTCGTCGTCAACGGAAGGTCGTCGAAGGAGATTGCGGCAGAACTCGACATGAGCGTCAACTCGGTTTATCTCGCCAAGTCCCGGATCCTCTCCGTGCTGCGGGCCGAGTTCGCCGGGTTGATCGAAGGGTTTGACAGCGACAGCTCCAGCTGA
- a CDS encoding DUF5658 family protein — MAKSGKRRTGPIGKLLHTLFRRQLPLEHETAMFVLVNVLDFLATWWMLTHGRSGNRVFVESNPIASYFLYGWGPFKGMLMFKLALVLFVCGIAQVIAVWKPQTASRLLNFGTLAVGAVVIYSATLYVRNI; from the coding sequence ATGGCAAAATCCGGCAAGCGCAGGACCGGGCCGATCGGAAAACTGTTGCACACGCTGTTTCGCCGGCAGTTGCCGCTCGAGCACGAGACGGCAATGTTCGTCCTGGTCAACGTGCTCGACTTCCTCGCGACCTGGTGGATGCTCACGCATGGCCGGTCCGGCAACCGCGTCTTCGTCGAGTCGAACCCGATTGCCAGCTACTTCCTCTACGGCTGGGGGCCGTTCAAGGGAATGCTGATGTTCAAGCTGGCCCTGGTGCTGTTCGTCTGCGGCATTGCCCAGGTGATCGCTGTCTGGAAGCCGCAGACCGCCAGCCGACTGCTCAATTTCGGCACGCTCGCGGTCGGGGCTGTGGTGATTTACAGCGCGACACTCTACGTGCGGAACATCTAG
- a CDS encoding exo-alpha-sialidase: protein MPHLKPPFAHVLPLLTALCLTTSCLAEEELQPIAYNNPGLTVDLGVGLWAWPLPMDYDGDGDLDLVVSCPDKPYNGTYLFENPGGGVHPVFKPARRIGKAVRNIQISYTDDGIRLLDPAGEYEDFRDSGWDKRTKLPLPVKIDTRFKRYRANQWKSVDFEGDGDQDLIIGIGVWDDYGWDDAWNERGEWVNGPLHGLVYVVENTGSDAEPTYAAPKPLTAGDDNAQVDVYGMPSPNLADFDGDGDLDLMCGEFLDGFTYFENIGSRTEPKYAAGRRLARADGDGGRPRIRMDLQMITPVALDWDSDGDIDLISGDEDGRVALIEHLGRVENGMPQYAPPRYFQQEAENVKYGALVTPVSVDWDGDGDEDLICGNTAGYIGFIENLGGNPPKWARPRNLVADVSGAPIPFREVIRHQAGPTGSIQGPCEAKWGYTAPTVADWDHDGHDDIIVNGIWGKVVWYRRDAEGRLGPAQPIRVDWDGHPPKPSWTWWEPEPGTLATQWRTTPGVVDWNGDGLNDLVMLDTEGYLAFYERKREGDELVLLPPKRIFYGDGPCEFDSRGRVAGNAKDGLLRLNAKSAGASGRRKFCFVDWDMDGDLDILVNSVNVNLLRNVRTDDEGNTWFRDEGPLDERVLAGHTTSPTVVDWDNNGVPDLLVGGEDGFLYYKRHPQADELAAVTTDDKDAADSESPIVTREFIYEEAPYPECHASTIEETPSGLVAAWFGGTREKHPDVGIWVARKVDGQWTTPVEVANGVQHSTLRHPTWNPVLFQVPDGPLQLYYKAGPDPRTWWGMLTESTDGGKTWSFPRRLPETIDGPVKNKPVLLENGDLLCGSSTEYDGWRLHFEITSDFGKTWDRIGPVNDASTFNAIQPTILTHKDGRLQALCRTQEGKIVESWSDDNGRSWSELAATSLPNPNAGFDAVTLDDGRHLLVYNHTLRRAGSPSGRSLLNVAVTEDGVNWQAALVLENERGEFSYPAVIQTRDGLVHTTYTWKRDLVRHVVIDPDKLELQPIEDGRWPGLPNAGIAE from the coding sequence ATGCCCCACCTGAAACCACCGTTCGCCCACGTCCTTCCACTACTGACGGCCTTGTGCCTGACCACCTCCTGTCTGGCCGAGGAGGAGCTGCAGCCGATCGCCTACAACAACCCCGGACTGACCGTGGACCTGGGCGTCGGGTTGTGGGCCTGGCCGCTGCCGATGGACTACGATGGCGACGGAGACCTCGACCTGGTCGTCTCGTGTCCGGACAAGCCGTACAACGGCACCTATCTGTTTGAGAACCCGGGGGGCGGCGTGCATCCGGTCTTCAAGCCGGCGCGGCGGATCGGCAAGGCGGTGCGGAACATCCAGATTTCCTATACCGATGACGGCATCCGTCTGCTCGACCCTGCCGGTGAGTACGAAGACTTCCGTGACAGTGGATGGGACAAGCGGACGAAACTTCCACTACCGGTCAAGATCGACACCCGCTTCAAGCGGTACCGGGCCAACCAGTGGAAGTCGGTCGACTTCGAGGGAGACGGCGATCAGGACCTGATCATCGGCATCGGCGTGTGGGACGACTACGGCTGGGACGACGCCTGGAATGAACGGGGCGAATGGGTCAACGGACCGCTGCACGGTCTGGTGTATGTCGTCGAGAACACCGGCTCGGATGCCGAACCAACCTACGCCGCGCCCAAACCGCTGACTGCCGGCGACGACAACGCTCAGGTCGACGTGTACGGGATGCCTTCGCCGAACCTGGCCGACTTCGACGGGGACGGTGACCTGGACCTGATGTGCGGCGAGTTTCTGGATGGCTTCACGTACTTCGAGAACATCGGCAGCCGGACAGAGCCGAAGTACGCCGCGGGTCGACGACTGGCCCGCGCGGACGGCGACGGTGGACGACCGCGAATCCGCATGGACCTGCAGATGATCACGCCGGTCGCACTCGACTGGGACAGCGACGGGGACATCGACCTGATCAGCGGTGACGAAGACGGTCGGGTGGCATTGATCGAGCACCTCGGCCGGGTCGAAAACGGGATGCCGCAGTACGCTCCGCCGCGGTACTTCCAGCAGGAAGCGGAGAACGTCAAGTACGGTGCGCTGGTCACGCCGGTCAGCGTCGACTGGGACGGTGACGGCGATGAAGATCTAATCTGCGGCAACACGGCCGGCTACATCGGCTTCATCGAGAACCTGGGGGGCAATCCTCCGAAGTGGGCCCGTCCGCGGAACCTCGTTGCCGACGTGAGCGGTGCTCCCATTCCGTTCCGGGAAGTCATTCGTCATCAGGCTGGCCCAACCGGCTCGATTCAGGGTCCGTGCGAAGCGAAGTGGGGTTACACGGCACCGACGGTCGCCGATTGGGATCACGACGGCCACGACGACATCATCGTCAACGGGATCTGGGGCAAGGTCGTGTGGTATCGCCGGGACGCGGAAGGGCGTCTCGGACCAGCCCAGCCGATTCGCGTCGACTGGGATGGTCACCCGCCGAAGCCGAGCTGGACCTGGTGGGAACCGGAACCGGGAACCCTGGCAACGCAGTGGCGGACGACGCCGGGCGTGGTCGACTGGAACGGCGACGGCCTGAACGACCTGGTGATGCTCGACACGGAAGGGTACCTGGCCTTCTACGAACGGAAGCGCGAGGGCGACGAACTCGTGCTGCTGCCCCCCAAACGGATCTTCTACGGCGATGGTCCCTGCGAGTTCGATTCCCGCGGTCGCGTGGCGGGGAACGCCAAGGATGGCCTGCTGCGGCTGAATGCGAAATCGGCGGGCGCCAGCGGCCGCAGGAAGTTCTGCTTCGTCGACTGGGACATGGACGGCGATCTCGACATCCTGGTCAACAGTGTCAACGTGAACCTGCTTCGCAACGTGCGGACCGACGACGAAGGGAACACCTGGTTCCGCGACGAGGGACCGCTCGACGAGCGTGTTCTGGCCGGGCACACGACGTCGCCGACCGTGGTCGACTGGGACAACAACGGCGTGCCGGATCTGCTCGTTGGCGGAGAGGACGGTTTCCTGTACTACAAGCGTCATCCGCAGGCGGACGAGCTGGCAGCCGTGACAACTGATGACAAAGACGCTGCCGACTCGGAGTCACCCATCGTGACCCGCGAATTCATCTACGAAGAGGCACCGTATCCCGAGTGCCACGCCTCGACCATCGAGGAGACGCCATCCGGCCTGGTGGCCGCCTGGTTCGGCGGGACGCGCGAGAAGCACCCTGACGTTGGTATCTGGGTGGCGCGCAAGGTCGATGGCCAGTGGACGACGCCGGTCGAAGTCGCCAACGGTGTGCAGCACTCGACGCTGCGGCACCCGACGTGGAACCCGGTGCTCTTCCAGGTTCCCGATGGTCCGCTGCAGCTCTACTACAAGGCGGGGCCCGACCCCAGAACCTGGTGGGGCATGCTGACCGAGTCGACCGATGGCGGCAAGACCTGGTCGTTCCCGCGTCGCCTGCCCGAGACGATTGACGGACCGGTCAAGAACAAGCCGGTCCTGCTCGAGAACGGCGACCTGCTGTGCGGTTCGAGCACCGAGTACGACGGCTGGCGTCTGCACTTCGAGATCACCAGCGACTTCGGCAAGACGTGGGACCGAATCGGTCCGGTCAACGATGCCAGCACCTTCAACGCGATTCAGCCGACGATCCTGACGCACAAGGATGGACGCCTGCAGGCGCTCTGCCGGACGCAGGAGGGGAAGATCGTCGAAAGCTGGTCAGACGACAACGGCCGCAGCTGGAGTGAGCTGGCGGCGACTTCGCTGCCGAATCCGAATGCGGGATTCGATGCCGTCACGCTCGATGACGGCCGGCACCTGCTCGTCTACAACCACACGTTGCGGCGGGCCGGCAGCCCCAGCGGCCGCTCGCTGCTGAACGTCGCTGTGACCGAAGACGGTGTGAACTGGCAGGCTGCACTGGTGCTCGAGAACGAGCGGGGTGAGTTTTCGTACCCGGCCGTGATCCAGACCCGGGACGGACTCGTCCACACGACGTACACGTGGAAGCGTGATCTCGTCCGTCACGTCGTGATCGACCCGGACAAGCTCGAACTGCAGCCGATCGAGGACGGCCGCTGGCCGGGACTCCCGAACGCCGGCATCGCCGAGTGA
- a CDS encoding DUF6159 family protein encodes MFDRLANGCELARQSWNVLKLDKELLLFPLLSGIACLMVLASFGIPLWNSPYAEAFFNEQQSPQDPIAYLILFLFYLVNYLVIVYFNAALVACAIIRFRGGDPTFAVGIQAANERLPQIFGWALVCATVGFLLRIIESRSQKTGQFVAGLIGMGWTAATYFVVPILVVEQLGPFAAVQRSLSVLKRTWGEALSANFGIGLFIFLATMPGIMMLVGGGFLLAGGSTAGGVVLLSLGVVWILLASLVSSALDAILLAAIYLYAADGEVPRQFDRDLLQHAFVHR; translated from the coding sequence ATGTTCGATCGACTCGCCAACGGCTGCGAACTGGCCAGACAGAGCTGGAACGTTCTCAAGCTGGACAAGGAGCTGCTGCTGTTTCCGCTGCTCAGTGGCATCGCGTGCCTGATGGTGCTGGCCAGTTTCGGGATCCCGCTGTGGAACAGCCCGTATGCCGAGGCCTTCTTCAACGAACAGCAGTCTCCGCAGGATCCGATCGCGTACCTGATCCTGTTTCTGTTCTACCTGGTCAACTACCTCGTCATCGTCTACTTCAATGCGGCACTCGTCGCGTGCGCGATCATCCGGTTTCGCGGCGGCGACCCCACCTTTGCTGTCGGGATCCAGGCCGCCAACGAGCGATTGCCTCAGATCTTCGGCTGGGCGCTCGTCTGTGCGACCGTCGGATTCCTGCTGCGGATCATCGAATCCCGCTCACAGAAGACCGGGCAGTTTGTTGCCGGCTTGATCGGTATGGGTTGGACCGCCGCCACGTACTTCGTCGTGCCGATTCTGGTGGTTGAGCAGCTCGGTCCGTTCGCTGCAGTCCAGCGGTCATTGTCGGTCCTGAAGAGAACCTGGGGCGAAGCGCTGTCGGCGAACTTCGGGATCGGACTGTTCATCTTTCTGGCAACCATGCCCGGTATCATGATGCTGGTCGGCGGCGGCTTTCTACTGGCTGGCGGCTCGACCGCCGGCGGAGTGGTCCTGCTTTCGCTGGGCGTCGTCTGGATCCTGCTGGCAAGCCTCGTCTCATCGGCACTCGATGCGATTCTGCTGGCAGCGATCTATCTGTACGCAGCCGACGGCGAGGTCCCGAGACAGTTCGACCGCGATCTGCTGCAACACGCCTTCGTCCATCGTTGA
- a CDS encoding DUF1559 domain-containing protein yields the protein MPPRSKHRGFTLIELLVVIAIIAILMALLLPAVQQAREAARRSACKNNMKQIGLALHNYHDTHGLFPYATANTGQCTSGNVTNHTGWLYLLPFMDQAPLYNQFDFSIATGIRNTSGGTLAGGDAATVVATNAPLSTNVLTTLICPSDDGPRVYSSANDSYGCGVANSARTSYGLSVSQANGCTMWSSESRSTRSMFGLNSSCRFRDLKDGASNCVAVAETTLDVDDGECQSWACSSHVGMGTNFQSSRGINLFRCCTWRTPPMEQEQFGRLGEWGDPGSVHPGGMHVLMGDGAVRFVSENMDDTTRVRMARIGDGEPVSLP from the coding sequence ATGCCTCCACGTTCAAAACACCGCGGATTCACCCTGATCGAGCTGCTGGTCGTCATCGCGATCATCGCGATTCTGATGGCCCTGCTGCTGCCCGCCGTCCAGCAGGCACGCGAAGCGGCACGACGTTCGGCCTGCAAGAACAACATGAAACAGATCGGACTGGCACTGCACAACTACCACGACACGCACGGCCTGTTCCCCTACGCGACGGCGAACACGGGCCAGTGTACGAGCGGTAACGTCACGAACCACACCGGCTGGCTGTACCTGCTCCCTTTCATGGATCAGGCGCCGCTGTACAATCAGTTTGATTTCTCGATTGCAACCGGCATCCGCAACACCTCTGGCGGCACGCTGGCCGGTGGTGACGCAGCCACGGTCGTTGCGACCAACGCTCCGCTTTCGACCAACGTGCTCACCACGCTGATCTGCCCCAGCGACGACGGTCCCCGGGTGTACTCAAGTGCCAACGACTCCTACGGCTGCGGCGTGGCCAACTCGGCCCGCACCAGCTACGGATTGAGCGTTTCGCAGGCGAACGGATGCACCATGTGGTCGTCCGAATCACGTAGTACTCGCTCGATGTTCGGCCTCAATTCGAGCTGCCGCTTTCGCGACCTCAAGGATGGGGCCAGCAACTGCGTCGCCGTCGCCGAGACCACCCTCGACGTCGACGACGGAGAATGCCAGTCGTGGGCCTGCTCGTCGCATGTCGGCATGGGGACGAACTTCCAGTCGTCGCGGGGCATCAACCTCTTCCGCTGCTGCACCTGGCGGACGCCCCCCATGGAGCAGGAGCAGTTCGGCCGCCTCGGCGAATGGGGCGATCCGGGAAGCGTGCACCCAGGCGGCATGCATGTGCTGATGGGCGACGGTGCAGTCCGGTTCGTCAGTGAAAACATGGACGACACGACCCGCGTTCGCATGGCCCGCATCGGTGACGGCGAACCGGTTAGCCTGCCGTGA
- a CDS encoding DUF1559 domain-containing protein codes for MRCRKAGFTLIELLVVIAIIAILIALLLPAVQQAREAARRTQCKNHLKQVGLALHNYHDTHNVFPYGYMESGTYHKRDTWMQMVLPFIDQAPMYNQYSAWDGEWVMDTPPEIKDLQIPTLQCPTDPSTPGVGGGGGNRAGGNGFQGNYVVCAGNDLMLRSQAHNLNGMFCRRSSTRMGDVLDGTSNTVMTSEGIVRGSDVSGPDGVSWGGTGGYWGGAPHGSYGFTTLEPPNSRLADQIYDCKEDDFMGAPCNPIGGADELRNFARSYHVGGAHAGMADGAIRFISSNIDTGTWRALGSRRGGETVGEY; via the coding sequence ATGCGTTGTCGAAAGGCGGGGTTTACCCTTATTGAACTGCTGGTTGTGATCGCAATTATCGCGATCCTGATTGCCCTGCTGCTGCCAGCCGTGCAGCAGGCACGCGAGGCCGCACGCCGCACTCAGTGCAAGAACCACCTCAAGCAGGTGGGCCTGGCGCTGCACAACTACCACGACACTCACAACGTATTCCCGTACGGCTACATGGAGTCGGGCACCTACCACAAGCGGGACACCTGGATGCAGATGGTCCTCCCGTTCATCGACCAGGCTCCGATGTACAACCAGTACTCGGCCTGGGACGGCGAATGGGTCATGGACACGCCCCCCGAGATCAAGGACCTGCAGATCCCCACGCTGCAGTGCCCGACTGATCCTTCGACGCCGGGCGTCGGTGGCGGCGGCGGCAATCGCGCCGGAGGGAACGGCTTCCAGGGGAACTACGTCGTCTGTGCCGGCAACGACCTGATGCTTCGCTCGCAGGCGCACAACCTCAACGGCATGTTCTGTCGCCGGTCTTCGACCCGCATGGGTGACGTCCTCGACGGAACGTCGAACACCGTCATGACCAGCGAAGGGATCGTCCGCGGCAGTGATGTCAGCGGACCGGACGGCGTCAGCTGGGGTGGAACCGGCGGCTACTGGGGCGGTGCTCCCCACGGTTCGTACGGCTTCACGACCCTCGAGCCGCCCAACAGCCGCCTGGCCGACCAGATCTACGACTGCAAGGAAGACGACTTCATGGGCGCTCCCTGCAACCCGATCGGTGGTGCCGACGAGCTCCGCAACTTTGCCCGCAGCTACCACGTCGGTGGTGCCCATGCCGGCATGGCCGACGGCGCGATCCGCTTCATCTCGTCAAACATCGACACCGGTACATGGCGGGCACTCGGCTCGCGTCGTGGCGGTGAAACGGTCGGCGAGTACTGA
- a CDS encoding DUF1559 domain-containing protein, whose product MRLLTRPRSGFTLIELLVVIAIIAILIALLLPAVQQAREAARRSQCKNNLKQIGLALHNYHDVYKYFPPGRTRNTYSGISSAWYTGNIGWMPRILAQMDQAPLFNTIDWNLGQGTGGTDGDDGVNGANPNGARRQIIPAFRCPSDPGTGAAVWTDPTGTKQTGVRPDGSYAPTNYAGCVGTDWRLRTDSAAKGIFGMNSRIGIRDVLDGTSNTLAASELIIGFPKLSVNDDGNGNCPQTGSKDTSSTRQTGFSWFYAYFPHASMFSTYTPPNSSTTWDCGVNSDRANNAARSQHVGGVHALLCDGGVRFISENIAIETWQNLGDKADGEVVGEF is encoded by the coding sequence ATGAGACTGCTGACACGTCCGAGATCAGGATTTACCCTGATCGAACTGCTGGTGGTGATTGCAATTATCGCAATCCTCATCGCCCTGCTGCTGCCCGCCGTGCAGCAGGCGCGCGAGGCCGCCCGTCGCAGCCAGTGCAAGAACAATCTCAAGCAGATTGGCCTGGCACTCCACAACTACCACGACGTCTACAAGTACTTCCCGCCCGGCAGAACGCGGAATACGTACTCGGGCATTTCCTCGGCGTGGTACACCGGAAATATCGGCTGGATGCCGCGGATCCTGGCTCAGATGGATCAGGCGCCGCTGTTCAACACGATCGACTGGAATCTTGGCCAGGGGACCGGCGGTACCGACGGAGACGACGGTGTGAACGGTGCCAACCCGAACGGTGCCCGCCGGCAAATCATCCCGGCGTTTCGCTGCCCCAGCGACCCGGGAACAGGAGCAGCCGTCTGGACCGATCCGACGGGCACGAAGCAGACTGGCGTGAGGCCGGACGGCTCGTACGCACCCACAAACTACGCCGGATGCGTTGGAACCGACTGGCGACTGCGGACAGACAGTGCCGCCAAAGGGATCTTTGGCATGAATTCGCGGATCGGCATCCGCGACGTGCTCGACGGGACTTCCAATACGCTGGCGGCGTCGGAACTGATCATCGGGTTCCCGAAGCTGTCGGTTAACGACGACGGCAATGGCAACTGCCCGCAGACCGGCTCCAAGGACACGTCCTCGACGCGTCAGACCGGCTTCTCCTGGTTCTACGCCTACTTCCCGCATGCCAGCATGTTCAGCACGTATACCCCGCCGAACAGCAGCACAACGTGGGATTGCGGCGTGAACTCGGACCGTGCCAACAACGCGGCCCGCAGCCAGCATGTCGGCGGAGTCCATGCACTGCTGTGCGATGGTGGCGTGCGTTTCATCAGCGAGAACATCGCGATCGAGACGTGGCAGAATCTGGGCGACAAGGCCGACGGAGAAGTCGTCGGCGAATTCTGA